A window of Zavarzinella sp. contains these coding sequences:
- a CDS encoding YgiQ family radical SAM protein → MQPPAPKEFAPISRAEMLARGWDEVDVVFVTGDAYIDHPSFAMAILHRVLEQAGFRVAILSQPDWKTVEPWRQFGKPRLFYAVSAGNMDSLINHYTANKKVRNDDAYSPGGKIGLRPDRATLPYCQRCREAFPGVPVIAGGVEASLRRLAHYDYWSDTVRRSILLDSKADLLVYGMGEKNIVEIAHRLAAGETIRQIRNLRGTAYVLGAKESHEDWDELKASLPTVNAPPDSHKTTPPWQPKFELIPSFEAVKSDKMAFVRSNHLIHLNTNPFNAATLVQMHDRQAVVANPPDFPLTTEEIDAVYDLPYTRRAHPSYREAIPAHEMIKDSVTIMRGCFGGCTFCSITAHQGRIIQSRSSESVMREVQQLTTHQDFKGIISDIGGATANMYQMRCTRPEVEAKCKRLSCVHPTICKLLGTDHGPVIQLMRKVRRSPGIKKVFVASGIRMDLAQLSPEYVQELAAHHVGGRLKVAPEHTSPTVLQLMKKPSIDNFGVFARQFQQASTEAGKPKQYLVPYFIASHPGSTVAEMIDLAVYLKRNGYRPDQVQDFIPAPFDIATCMWYTGIDPMTGNEVAIAKHLRDRKLQRALMQFFKPENWFEVREALVNADRTDLIGNGCDALIPANPPKEAILAKRKKANQALKGDHYHSVGNPAKGEPAGERGAEGKSAERSAPPKSRGYRPKRKTQQRRQGKK, encoded by the coding sequence ATGCAACCTCCTGCCCCTAAGGAGTTTGCGCCGATCAGCCGTGCGGAAATGCTCGCCCGCGGCTGGGATGAAGTCGACGTGGTTTTTGTGACCGGCGATGCCTATATCGACCACCCCAGCTTTGCGATGGCCATTCTGCACCGCGTGCTGGAGCAGGCGGGCTTTCGCGTCGCAATATTGTCCCAGCCCGACTGGAAAACTGTCGAACCGTGGCGGCAGTTTGGCAAGCCCCGCCTGTTTTACGCAGTCAGTGCGGGAAACATGGATTCCCTGATCAACCACTACACCGCCAACAAAAAGGTCCGCAACGACGATGCCTATTCCCCAGGTGGGAAGATTGGCCTGCGGCCCGATCGGGCCACGCTGCCCTATTGCCAGCGGTGCCGCGAAGCGTTTCCCGGTGTACCCGTCATTGCAGGTGGGGTGGAAGCCAGCCTGCGACGTCTCGCCCACTACGACTACTGGAGCGACACCGTTCGACGGTCGATTCTGCTCGACAGCAAGGCCGATCTGCTGGTTTATGGCATGGGCGAAAAAAATATTGTCGAAATTGCCCACAGGCTGGCTGCTGGGGAAACCATTCGCCAGATTCGCAATCTGCGTGGCACCGCCTACGTGCTGGGTGCGAAGGAATCCCACGAAGACTGGGACGAACTGAAGGCCAGTTTGCCCACCGTGAACGCACCTCCGGATAGCCACAAAACCACCCCACCGTGGCAACCGAAATTTGAGTTGATCCCCAGCTTTGAAGCGGTGAAAAGCGACAAAATGGCCTTTGTCCGCTCGAATCACCTGATTCACTTGAATACCAACCCGTTCAATGCTGCAACGCTTGTACAAATGCACGATCGTCAGGCAGTGGTGGCGAATCCGCCCGATTTCCCACTGACGACAGAAGAAATTGATGCCGTATACGATCTGCCCTACACACGACGGGCCCACCCGAGCTACCGTGAAGCAATTCCCGCCCATGAAATGATTAAGGATTCCGTCACCATTATGCGTGGGTGTTTCGGTGGCTGTACTTTTTGCAGTATTACGGCCCACCAGGGACGTATTATTCAGTCCCGCTCTTCCGAATCGGTGATGCGGGAAGTGCAGCAACTTACTACCCACCAGGACTTTAAGGGAATTATCAGCGATATCGGCGGTGCCACAGCGAACATGTATCAGATGCGTTGCACCCGGCCCGAAGTGGAAGCGAAATGCAAACGACTATCGTGCGTTCATCCCACGATCTGTAAATTGCTGGGCACCGATCACGGCCCGGTGATCCAATTAATGAGAAAAGTGCGACGCTCCCCAGGGATTAAAAAAGTGTTCGTTGCCAGTGGCATCCGGATGGATTTGGCCCAGCTTTCGCCGGAATATGTGCAGGAACTGGCCGCACATCACGTGGGGGGCAGGTTGAAAGTGGCACCGGAGCACACCAGCCCCACCGTACTGCAACTGATGAAAAAGCCCAGCATCGACAACTTTGGCGTCTTCGCCCGACAATTTCAGCAGGCATCGACGGAGGCAGGCAAGCCCAAACAGTACCTGGTGCCCTACTTCATCGCCAGCCACCCGGGCAGCACGGTGGCCGAAATGATCGATCTGGCCGTCTATCTCAAGCGAAACGGCTACCGCCCCGACCAGGTGCAGGACTTCATCCCCGCACCGTTCGATATTGCCACCTGCATGTGGTACACCGGCATCGACCCGATGACCGGCAACGAGGTCGCCATCGCGAAACACTTACGGGACAGGAAGTTACAGCGGGCGTTGATGCAGTTTTTCAAGCCGGAAAACTGGTTCGAGGTGCGGGAAGCCCTGGTGAACGCCGACCGCACCGATTTGATTGGAAATGGCTGCGACGCCCTGATCCCAGCCAACCCACCGAAAGAAGCAATTCTGGCAAAACGCAAAAAGGCGAACCAGGCCCTGAAAGGCGACCACTACCACAGTGTGGGCAATCCAGCCAAGGGTGAACCCGCAGGCGAACGAGGAGCGGAGGGTAAATCTGCTGAACGTTCCGCCCCACCCAAATCACGAGGCTACCGCCCAAAACGAAAAACCCAGCAACGCCGCCAGGGTAAGAAGTAA
- a CDS encoding response regulator encodes MHADTTTDRINAAITLAKAGNREEAMRLFRGLATEFPQLDTVWVWCATLTGDNAEAVEYLERAFQVTTSKEKVSERLIRALISSGTHYAKIKDVEKARRDFFRVIDLNSQNEIAWLWLAELAPDPHTATVYLEQVLKINPNNRQAQMVLATVKERGKTVRKTRCPFCSAEIHTTDTQCGGCRSILHLSRITEAINNSNSNQQLLRTSISRLHQQHEAKPTFTTAYFLGMALANLGEFSDALYYFDAARSYQPDNAAFAEQLRTARMYEQHLKRTDKPLDQDEDSIFQEGPSSSGSLMIDPEELPAIPVWIPPKGRPYTLLVEHSPTFRALILKTLLEQERHVGELSDGNMIGEFIAQHGAPELLLLDADYSKVDANETTTSLLSQPQLAELPVIIMSSEEGFVYSMKSRMAGAREHLSKPFIEAELVRAIRLACQPIRKHDYELEAPPTAMPISVSQ; translated from the coding sequence ATGCACGCGGACACAACCACCGATCGAATTAATGCAGCCATTACCCTTGCGAAAGCGGGCAATCGCGAAGAAGCAATGCGGTTGTTCCGTGGGTTGGCGACCGAATTCCCACAACTGGATACCGTGTGGGTGTGGTGCGCCACCCTGACGGGTGATAATGCCGAAGCGGTCGAATACCTCGAGCGTGCTTTTCAGGTTACTACCAGCAAAGAAAAGGTTTCCGAACGGCTGATCCGCGCCTTAATCAGTTCTGGCACCCACTACGCCAAAATAAAGGATGTGGAAAAAGCCCGCCGCGACTTTTTTCGCGTCATTGATCTCAATTCTCAGAACGAAATTGCCTGGCTCTGGCTGGCAGAATTGGCACCCGATCCACATACAGCCACGGTCTACCTGGAACAGGTACTGAAGATCAATCCCAACAATCGCCAGGCCCAGATGGTGCTGGCCACCGTCAAGGAACGTGGCAAGACGGTACGGAAAACGCGTTGCCCATTCTGCAGTGCCGAAATTCATACCACCGATACCCAATGTGGGGGATGCCGATCGATTCTGCACCTGTCCCGTATTACGGAAGCGATCAATAACAGTAACTCGAACCAGCAGCTACTGCGTACCAGTATTTCCCGCCTGCACCAGCAGCATGAAGCCAAGCCAACCTTTACCACGGCTTATTTTCTTGGGATGGCACTGGCGAATCTGGGCGAATTTTCCGATGCCTTGTATTATTTTGATGCTGCCCGAAGTTATCAGCCGGACAATGCCGCCTTTGCGGAGCAGCTTCGCACGGCCAGAATGTACGAGCAGCACCTGAAGCGAACTGATAAGCCCCTGGATCAGGACGAAGATTCTATTTTTCAGGAAGGGCCCAGCAGCAGTGGCTCACTGATGATCGATCCTGAAGAATTGCCGGCGATCCCTGTCTGGATTCCGCCAAAAGGCAGGCCATACACATTACTCGTGGAACATAGCCCCACCTTCCGTGCGTTAATTCTGAAAACGTTACTGGAACAGGAACGCCACGTGGGGGAACTTTCTGATGGCAACATGATCGGCGAATTCATTGCCCAGCATGGTGCACCAGAATTGTTGTTGCTGGATGCCGACTATTCCAAGGTGGATGCCAACGAAACCACCACGAGCCTGCTGTCGCAACCACAACTGGCAGAACTTCCGGTGATTATTATGTCGTCAGAAGAAGGTTTCGTGTATAGCATGAAATCCCGCATGGCTGGGGCACGGGAACATCTCAGTAAACCCTTTATTGAAGCAGAGTTAGTGCGGGCAATTCGCCTGGCCTGTCAGCCAATTCGTAAGCACGATTATGAGCTGGAAGCCCCACCGACGGCCATGCCGATTTCGGTATCGCAATAA
- a CDS encoding CotH kinase family protein → MHIVDKIALVCVLIGNCAGIDAAEPAENRWQWQPTHVAKIQIELTAKEYDAMQPPRTGGFGGFGGFPMTPRPNPVVPPKEGDREVHRGVFGTDFPVARGKVTINDRTAGDVAIRYKGNSTYLATANGLKRSFKIDFDEFVDDQHLFGLKKINLHCGVHDPSKIREALCYQTYRDVGVPAPQTCFAEVRLNVPGRFDNLYLGCYTMTEQVNKPFLRKHFGTDKGVLFKPERVRSLDYLGEQWEPYEKNYQPKGKAKDAQQKRLIEFVKLVNRGSDQEFAAQIGKFLDVESYLRFLATTAVTANLDSFFTNGHNYYLYLHPESNQFHFVPWDTDLSLGNFAFFGSPTQQADLSVRKPYVQNRLTDRLLALPDMPKKYLELLQDVLQKGFTEKIVLQHVKDFEATVQPILEKELQAMRQRRESPFSMPGFQKAPPVGEFVKQRLESIQKQLTSDHPGYQPKGFSFGPGGFGPPKQPFPKQPPKQFPQQPNPFPKRPD, encoded by the coding sequence ATGCACATAGTTGACAAAATCGCCTTGGTTTGTGTGCTGATTGGTAACTGCGCCGGGATTGATGCGGCCGAACCTGCCGAAAACAGATGGCAGTGGCAGCCGACGCACGTGGCGAAGATCCAGATTGAGCTGACGGCAAAAGAATACGATGCGATGCAACCCCCACGTACCGGTGGATTTGGCGGCTTTGGTGGGTTTCCGATGACACCCAGGCCGAATCCTGTGGTGCCACCCAAAGAAGGTGACCGCGAAGTCCATCGTGGGGTGTTTGGCACCGATTTTCCGGTCGCACGTGGGAAAGTCACCATCAACGACCGCACCGCAGGCGATGTGGCGATTCGTTACAAAGGCAATTCCACGTATCTGGCGACCGCCAACGGCTTGAAAAGGTCGTTTAAAATCGATTTCGATGAATTTGTGGATGACCAGCACCTGTTCGGCCTGAAAAAAATCAACCTGCACTGTGGGGTGCACGATCCATCCAAAATTCGCGAAGCACTCTGCTATCAGACGTATCGCGACGTGGGAGTGCCCGCACCACAAACCTGTTTTGCGGAAGTGCGTCTGAATGTTCCTGGTCGTTTCGATAATCTGTATCTGGGCTGTTACACGATGACAGAACAAGTGAATAAACCCTTTCTGCGTAAGCACTTCGGCACCGACAAGGGGGTACTGTTCAAGCCGGAACGGGTGCGGAGTCTCGATTATCTTGGCGAACAGTGGGAGCCATACGAAAAGAATTACCAGCCGAAAGGAAAAGCGAAGGACGCACAACAGAAACGCCTGATTGAGTTTGTGAAACTGGTCAACCGTGGCAGCGATCAGGAGTTTGCGGCACAAATTGGCAAGTTTCTGGATGTGGAAAGCTACCTGCGTTTTCTGGCCACCACTGCCGTAACGGCGAATCTGGATAGCTTCTTCACCAACGGCCACAATTATTACCTGTACCTGCACCCTGAAAGTAACCAGTTTCATTTTGTGCCGTGGGATACCGACCTGTCGTTGGGGAATTTTGCCTTTTTCGGCAGCCCCACCCAGCAGGCGGATCTGAGCGTGCGAAAACCGTATGTGCAGAACCGCCTGACGGATCGATTACTGGCACTGCCGGACATGCCGAAAAAGTATCTGGAATTGCTGCAAGATGTTCTACAGAAAGGATTTACAGAAAAAATTGTATTGCAGCATGTGAAAGATTTTGAAGCCACGGTGCAGCCGATTCTGGAAAAAGAATTGCAGGCCATGCGGCAGCGACGCGAATCCCCGTTCAGCATGCCCGGCTTCCAGAAGGCCCCACCTGTGGGTGAATTTGTGAAGCAAAGATTAGAATCCATTCAGAAACAATTGACCAGCGATCATCCAGGTTATCAGCCCAAAGGTTTCAGTTTTGGTCCGGGTGGCTTCGGCCCACCAAAACAGCCATTTCCAAAACAGCCACCTAAACAATTTCCTCAACAACCAAATCCGTTTCCAAAACGACCAGATTGA
- a CDS encoding cadherin domain-containing protein, with product MKDFLAHVQRTLDNCCKFLVRKPSKRSRFFQLNLETLESRVNPHVDFAYGMFTPEEIEYYESIPFDSANSTKTPRPDGDGSHVTGQTLTIVLDFKSSAQGTTFDIFNNGVGAFDVTAFGFAANQFNLVTNSILAEVESDYFEELVGTVAGPEAFDLAIDFIIGDIGTPPPGVSEYYFVQIGSGVSGTHGSNPGILGVAGGSTVRRSNGSNGSIFGIEVGDVVGSIFTDHIRNLGGLTPSNALTSGNLGFTTFAVAGTTSHEIGHTLSLSHVNNAGSTQAVGGTSPIMGTGAIDLFNQARIQDRSFTLSGQDGENGNQSVAHVQQLVNAVGLHQFNVAPVVNNQTFGINENSTNNTLVGTVVATDANTGNTSSFNNTLTYSIQGGNTNGAFSINSTNGQIRVANSAALNFEALTQFQLTVQVADGLNASDTATITINVNDVNETPILDDDSFDLAEDSPNNFLVGTVQGTDPDNDNLTYTITAGNDDSIFSINASSGEIRVADNSLLDFETTPTYNLTVRATDDGTGNLFDTATVTINVLTANDPPTIDDQTFDIDENSPNNAIVGDIAATDPDVGDNLTYAILSGNEAGAFTLNTTTGRLTVANSSLLNFEDTTQFELVVRVTDTGNLQDTATITIDVNDLNEAPVAVDDTFSVAENSSLNTIVGTVTATDEDNGQTLSYAITSGNTGNAFSINPTTGLIRVATPPRLILKLLRFSIWK from the coding sequence ATGAAAGATTTTCTGGCTCATGTGCAGCGCACTTTGGACAATTGCTGCAAATTCCTGGTACGGAAACCTTCGAAACGATCTCGTTTTTTTCAACTGAACCTGGAAACGCTGGAAAGCCGTGTCAACCCCCACGTGGATTTTGCCTATGGCATGTTCACGCCGGAAGAGATTGAATATTACGAAAGCATCCCATTCGATTCTGCAAACAGCACCAAAACACCGAGGCCAGATGGTGATGGCTCCCACGTCACGGGGCAAACGCTGACCATCGTACTGGACTTTAAGTCGAGTGCGCAAGGTACCACGTTTGATATTTTTAATAATGGTGTCGGTGCGTTCGATGTTACTGCATTCGGTTTTGCAGCCAATCAGTTTAACCTGGTTACCAATTCAATCCTGGCTGAAGTGGAATCAGATTATTTTGAAGAACTGGTTGGCACGGTTGCCGGTCCGGAAGCGTTTGACTTGGCGATCGACTTCATCATCGGTGACATTGGCACCCCACCGCCTGGGGTATCTGAATACTACTTTGTGCAGATTGGCAGTGGCGTCAGCGGAACACACGGTTCCAATCCTGGCATCCTCGGTGTTGCGGGTGGCAGTACCGTCAGACGCTCAAATGGTAGTAACGGCTCCATCTTTGGAATTGAAGTCGGTGATGTAGTCGGTTCCATTTTTACGGATCATATCCGAAACCTAGGTGGCCTGACACCTTCAAATGCGTTAACAAGCGGTAACCTTGGATTTACCACGTTTGCCGTTGCAGGTACCACTTCCCACGAGATTGGCCACACGCTGTCACTTTCTCATGTGAACAATGCAGGTTCCACCCAGGCAGTGGGTGGCACATCGCCAATCATGGGAACAGGCGCAATTGATCTTTTTAATCAGGCTCGTATTCAGGATCGTTCATTCACGCTTTCTGGGCAAGATGGCGAAAATGGCAATCAATCTGTTGCCCACGTTCAACAGTTGGTCAATGCCGTTGGATTGCACCAATTTAACGTCGCACCGGTGGTGAATAACCAGACATTCGGCATCAATGAAAACAGCACAAACAATACCTTAGTGGGTACGGTAGTTGCTACCGATGCGAATACGGGAAACACCAGTAGTTTCAACAATACATTAACTTACTCCATCCAGGGTGGTAATACCAACGGTGCTTTTTCGATCAATTCAACAAATGGCCAGATCCGTGTTGCCAATTCGGCTGCACTGAATTTTGAAGCATTGACTCAGTTTCAATTGACCGTGCAAGTTGCAGATGGCCTGAATGCATCTGATACAGCGACGATCACAATCAATGTGAATGATGTCAATGAAACACCTATTCTAGACGATGATTCATTCGATCTGGCAGAAGACAGCCCGAATAATTTTCTGGTAGGCACCGTGCAAGGCACCGATCCAGATAACGACAATCTGACCTATACGATCACTGCAGGGAATGATGACAGCATCTTCTCGATTAACGCCAGCTCTGGCGAGATCCGTGTTGCTGATAACAGCCTGCTCGATTTTGAAACCACCCCCACATACAACCTGACGGTGCGTGCCACCGATGATGGTACAGGCAACCTGTTTGATACTGCCACGGTTACGATTAACGTTCTGACGGCCAATGACCCTCCGACGATCGACGATCAGACGTTTGATATTGATGAAAACAGCCCGAACAATGCAATTGTTGGGGATATTGCAGCCACTGACCCCGATGTAGGCGACAACCTGACCTATGCCATTCTTTCCGGCAACGAAGCCGGTGCATTCACCCTGAATACCACCACGGGCAGACTGACCGTTGCAAACAGCAGTCTGTTGAACTTTGAAGATACCACACAGTTTGAGTTGGTCGTTCGTGTCACCGATACCGGGAATCTCCAGGACACTGCGACAATCACGATCGATGTCAATGATCTGAACGAAGCCCCGGTGGCGGTAGATGACACCTTTTCCGTAGCTGAAAACAGTTCTTTAAATACGATTGTGGGAACGGTGACTGCCACCGACGAAGATAATGGGCAGACATTGTCCTATGCCATTACATCGGGCAATACAGGCAATGCGTTTTCGATTAATCCCACCACAGGCTTGATTCGAGTAGCCACTCCTCCGCGATTGATTTTGAAACTGCTGAGGTTTTCAATCTGGAAGTGA
- a CDS encoding cadherin repeat domain-containing protein, translated as MTVTDNGTGSLTDIAEITVNVQDGNDPPVANDDTFTIDENLPTGTVVGTVDASDSDVSQSLTYEITSGNTGGAFAIDSATGEITVANSDAADFETTPSFTLTVLVSDNGTPVLSDEATITINLNDINDPPVIANQLFSLFEGALDGTVLGTVVATDPNAGQTLTYNIVSGNEAGIFALDSNSGELTLVDAAQIDFYATVQYQLIVSVTDDDALNPFTRQATITISPPTVLHGGEGVIDLSDMIPTPSGTVEYTVTLVDPLFAIKQQYGLTNPELPNTFNLRGAQEKYFLSTNGSNPLGAGYYILMPNNALYAWRGTIALSIANPPVADFNSYPYGQPGTTSVYDHPALLTGATGNPLAVGANPLVELKEKYGFKTPAHSFNFQGAKEYYLTSSNNSNPAGFNYFVLLPNNTLIKFNGVSATGGTLVADFTALGLGDVYANPSLLTNASLSLIPGLTANVVNDELTLSSAQLRPYSAGDGAGR; from the coding sequence GTGACCGTTACCGACAATGGCACAGGCAGTCTGACCGATATCGCAGAGATTACAGTAAATGTGCAGGATGGTAACGACCCGCCCGTCGCCAATGATGATACCTTCACGATTGACGAAAATCTTCCGACAGGAACCGTTGTTGGTACAGTAGATGCCAGTGATAGCGATGTCAGCCAGTCACTGACTTACGAAATCACCTCCGGGAATACTGGTGGTGCGTTTGCGATCGACTCTGCAACCGGGGAAATTACCGTTGCGAACAGTGATGCGGCAGATTTCGAAACGACACCCAGTTTCACACTGACCGTACTCGTAAGCGACAATGGCACACCTGTACTGTCCGATGAAGCCACCATTACCATCAATCTGAACGATATCAACGACCCACCTGTCATTGCCAATCAATTATTCAGTCTCTTTGAAGGCGCTCTCGATGGGACAGTTCTTGGCACTGTGGTGGCCACCGATCCGAATGCGGGCCAGACCCTGACCTACAATATCGTCTCTGGTAATGAAGCGGGCATTTTTGCACTGGATAGTAATTCGGGCGAGTTGACACTGGTGGATGCTGCTCAGATCGATTTTTATGCAACCGTACAGTACCAGTTAATCGTTTCGGTGACGGATGATGATGCACTGAATCCGTTTACGCGACAAGCCACGATCACCATTTCGCCGCCGACGGTGCTGCACGGTGGGGAAGGGGTGATCGATCTGTCGGACATGATTCCCACACCTTCAGGTACGGTGGAATACACGGTCACACTGGTGGATCCGTTGTTTGCCATCAAGCAGCAATATGGTCTTACGAATCCAGAGTTGCCCAACACTTTCAACCTGCGTGGGGCACAGGAAAAGTACTTCCTCAGCACCAATGGTAGTAATCCTCTGGGTGCGGGCTACTACATCCTGATGCCGAACAATGCCCTTTACGCCTGGCGTGGGACAATTGCACTTTCGATTGCGAACCCACCAGTGGCGGATTTTAACAGTTATCCGTACGGGCAGCCTGGTACCACTTCTGTGTACGATCATCCCGCACTGCTGACCGGCGCGACAGGTAATCCTCTGGCCGTGGGTGCCAACCCATTGGTGGAATTGAAGGAAAAGTATGGCTTCAAGACGCCAGCCCACAGTTTTAATTTCCAGGGGGCCAAGGAATATTACCTGACCAGTTCCAACAACAGCAATCCGGCTGGATTTAACTACTTTGTGCTGTTACCGAACAATACGCTGATCAAGTTCAACGGCGTTTCTGCCACCGGTGGGACGTTGGTAGCAGACTTCACCGCACTGGGCCTGGGTGATGTTTATGCCAATCCTTCCCTGTTAACGAATGCATCGTTGTCACTGATTCCTGGCCTGACAGCGAATGTGGTCAATGATGAATTGACTCTGAGCAGTGCCCAGCTTCGACCGTACAGTGCAGGTGACGGTGCTGGCCGATGA
- a CDS encoding DUF1559 domain-containing protein, with the protein MIQRRGFTLIELLVVIAIIAILIGLLLPAVQKVREAANRSKCSNNLKQIGIAMHSLNDTEGTLPPGTGASGCCWGTWQVLILPYIEQDNMFRLYQNWGGNDSTGPRYGGAPNTTNVTTKRIPTLTCPSDTPNAPIGGITSHNYAVNYGATSYAQPATLNGVQHLGAPFNNNNKRVKLTDITDGSSNTMLVAEVLQGRNSDLRGFTWWGDACQFTAYNGPNSSSPDAIYTAGYCVNTLPSLPCTVSTATYPTMFASRSRHTGGVQAAMGDGSVRFVRNAITISTWRAMATSQGGEVVTNE; encoded by the coding sequence ATGATCCAAAGACGCGGCTTTACCCTGATTGAGCTATTAGTGGTAATTGCTATCATCGCCATTTTAATTGGCTTACTGCTGCCTGCAGTGCAGAAAGTTCGTGAAGCAGCGAATCGCTCAAAATGCTCGAATAATTTGAAACAGATCGGCATTGCGATGCATTCGCTGAATGATACCGAAGGTACCCTGCCACCCGGAACGGGTGCTTCGGGCTGTTGCTGGGGTACCTGGCAGGTGCTGATCCTGCCTTACATCGAACAGGATAACATGTTCCGTTTGTATCAGAACTGGGGTGGGAATGATTCGACTGGTCCACGGTATGGTGGGGCCCCTAATACAACCAACGTTACCACAAAACGGATCCCCACCTTAACCTGTCCGTCCGATACTCCCAATGCACCGATTGGTGGGATCACCTCGCACAATTATGCAGTGAATTATGGGGCAACTTCTTACGCACAGCCTGCCACCCTGAACGGCGTGCAGCATTTGGGAGCACCATTCAATAACAACAACAAACGAGTGAAATTAACTGACATTACCGATGGGTCCAGCAACACAATGCTGGTGGCAGAAGTACTTCAAGGCCGTAATTCGGATTTACGTGGCTTCACCTGGTGGGGCGATGCCTGTCAGTTTACAGCATACAACGGTCCGAACAGCAGTTCGCCGGATGCAATTTATACGGCGGGCTATTGTGTGAACACTCTGCCCAGCCTGCCTTGCACCGTTTCTACCGCAACTTATCCGACCATGTTTGCTTCCCGCAGCCGGCATACCGGTGGAGTACAGGCAGCCATGGGCGATGGCAGCGTTCGCTTTGTGCGCAACGCCATCACGATTTCCACCTGGCGTGCGATGGCCACCAGCCAGGGTGGGGAAGTTGTTACCAACGAATAA
- a CDS encoding transporter, whose protein sequence is MHRKINVAIGQLFLCCWGTTVLAQAPVAPTAKLGLPQPIPKESNLPATPRGQAPDSLWDEELPPAKLGTIRGTSPADNSVKAASSKGTPTSESRLPPATFSDIDNPPPLPPPPGSFNDGPTLGAPSNDPGGFRQMNPGDDPYRSANNFDRLSNLFGGGVGLDPQEWDRRKVTFQSDHDFPWLSSPLSNPFMAEDPRSLTEIRPMFLYQTIPGSQYLLRGGNAVFFGGQARLAFTERISMIVNKIGWQSFNPGTGSTLGGATGFTELHFGPKFVLIRDPQEKVISSLGLTFQLPIGSSAVYQNTGSLTLMPYWSYARQIYQSVFGGVGLINNVGYAFGTSDARSDYFFNSFHLSLDLFDQHNIFPTMEINWFHYTTDGTTVPETFEARDLGNLGAQAASRDFLTISPGVRFRMNEGIFLGLHTEFPLLGTRDLLDFRFGVDLIWRY, encoded by the coding sequence ATGCACCGCAAGATAAATGTTGCCATCGGGCAGTTGTTTCTATGCTGTTGGGGCACAACAGTGCTGGCTCAGGCACCTGTAGCACCGACGGCAAAACTGGGATTACCACAACCAATCCCCAAAGAAAGCAACTTACCAGCAACGCCCCGTGGTCAGGCACCAGACAGCCTGTGGGATGAAGAATTGCCGCCGGCGAAGCTGGGCACGATTCGTGGCACCAGCCCAGCTGACAATTCCGTGAAGGCGGCATCCAGCAAAGGGACGCCAACCAGCGAATCCCGATTGCCTCCTGCCACCTTCAGCGATATCGATAATCCGCCCCCATTGCCGCCACCGCCTGGAAGTTTTAACGATGGCCCCACATTGGGTGCACCTTCAAACGATCCGGGCGGCTTTCGTCAGATGAACCCCGGCGATGATCCGTATCGCAGTGCGAATAATTTCGATCGCTTATCCAACCTTTTTGGTGGTGGAGTGGGGCTCGATCCGCAGGAATGGGACCGCAGGAAAGTCACTTTCCAAAGCGACCACGATTTTCCGTGGCTATCTTCGCCACTGAGCAATCCGTTCATGGCAGAAGACCCACGGTCACTGACAGAAATCAGACCGATGTTTCTGTACCAGACGATCCCCGGCAGCCAATACCTGCTGCGTGGGGGCAATGCGGTGTTTTTCGGTGGTCAGGCACGTCTGGCGTTTACCGAACGAATCTCAATGATAGTCAACAAAATCGGCTGGCAATCGTTTAATCCGGGAACCGGCTCCACGTTAGGTGGGGCGACTGGCTTCACGGAACTGCATTTTGGGCCAAAGTTTGTGCTGATTCGTGACCCACAGGAAAAAGTGATCTCGTCTCTCGGTTTGACCTTTCAACTGCCCATTGGTTCATCCGCGGTATACCAGAACACCGGCAGCCTGACATTAATGCCATATTGGTCGTACGCACGTCAGATTTATCAATCGGTTTTTGGTGGTGTGGGATTGATCAACAACGTGGGCTATGCATTTGGTACCAGCGATGCCCGCAGCGACTATTTCTTTAACTCGTTCCATCTGTCGCTGGACCTGTTCGATCAGCACAATATTTTCCCCACGATGGAAATCAACTGGTTTCACTACACCACCGATGGCACCACTGTGCCGGAAACCTTCGAAGCCCGCGATCTGGGTAACCTGGGTGCTCAGGCAGCCAGCCGAGATTTTCTGACCATCTCTCCTGGCGTGCGGTTCCGCATGAACGAAGGGATCTTTCTTGGTCTGCACACCGAGTTTCCTTTATTGGGTACTCGCGACCTGCTTGACTTCCGCTTCGGTGTCGACCTGATCTGGCGGTATTAA